A genomic segment from Candidatus Brocadia sinica JPN1 encodes:
- a CDS encoding GlcG/HbpS family heme-binding protein, protein MRCFKMIFNSFVVTISLVVLFSLGAFADNLPSHAVLQGVLRAVVKENNGGFGFHMWATLTDRDGVVKVVVFSGKDRGDQWPGSRVISAQKANTANAFSLPEFALSTANLFSAVQPGGSLFGLQESNPVSPEAAYQGPSEKFGTEKDPMVGHRIGGVNVFGGGLALYNSEGKIVGALGVSGDTSCADHNIAWKVRHGLNLDYVPAGVSPSTDDNIVYDITNGISAGGWGHPQCSLEAAKIAQEFPKTHPVRKKK, encoded by the coding sequence ATGAGATGTTTTAAAATGATTTTCAATAGTTTTGTTGTAACCATATCCCTTGTTGTCCTGTTTTCACTAGGGGCTTTTGCGGATAATCTGCCTTCGCATGCGGTGCTTCAGGGAGTTCTTCGGGCCGTAGTGAAGGAGAACAATGGGGGGTTTGGTTTTCATATGTGGGCAACCCTGACGGACCGAGACGGCGTGGTAAAAGTAGTCGTATTTTCTGGAAAAGACAGGGGAGATCAATGGCCTGGGAGTCGTGTTATTTCTGCACAAAAGGCCAATACTGCTAATGCATTCAGTCTGCCGGAATTTGCGTTGTCAACTGCAAACCTGTTCTCTGCGGTGCAGCCTGGCGGGAGCTTGTTTGGATTACAGGAGAGTAATCCTGTTTCTCCTGAAGCGGCCTATCAGGGTCCGTCCGAAAAATTTGGCACAGAAAAGGACCCCATGGTTGGCCATAGGATAGGCGGGGTTAATGTATTTGGAGGAGGTTTGGCGTTGTATAACAGCGAGGGAAAAATTGTTGGCGCTTTGGGCGTCAGCGGTGATACCTCATGTGCTGACCACAATATCGCATGGAAGGTGCGGCATGGACTGAATCTGGACTACGTGCCTGCGGGGGTTAGTCCATCAACAGATGACAATATTGTTTATGATATTACCAATGGTATCAGCGCCGGTGGCTGGGGCCATCCGCAATGTTCCCTGGAAGCAGCCAAAATTGCCCAGGAATTTCCCAAAACGCATCCCGTGAGAAAAAAGAAATAA
- a CDS encoding aspartate-semialdehyde dehydrogenase produces MAVNLAVVGATGAVGEEFLRILESRKFPVKELRLLASRRSAGKKMQFCGVDYTVHELTKHSFQGIKIALFSAGASISREYVPYAIESGSVCVDNSSAFRMDDDVPLVVPEVNPQDIAKHHGVIANPNCSTIQMVVALKPIHDVARIKRIVVSTYQAVSGAGLKAIDELRKETASVLDGKEGFRRNLFPHQIAFNVLPQIPQSSAFLPNGYTSEEMKMMNETKKIMGDNNIRVTATTVRVPVIRSHSESVNVETEKKISAAEVKKLLSVAPGIRVVDDPANQLYPLATDAAGRDDVFVGRIREDESIEKGINLWIVSDNLRKGAALNAVQIAEMLL; encoded by the coding sequence ATGGCAGTAAATCTGGCGGTAGTGGGTGCAACAGGCGCAGTGGGTGAAGAATTTCTCCGAATACTGGAAAGCAGGAAATTTCCGGTTAAAGAATTGAGATTATTAGCCTCGAGACGTTCTGCCGGGAAAAAAATGCAGTTTTGCGGGGTTGATTACACCGTGCATGAATTAACGAAGCATTCATTCCAGGGGATAAAGATTGCCCTTTTTAGCGCAGGGGCAAGCATCAGCAGGGAATATGTACCCTATGCCATCGAGAGTGGGTCTGTTTGTGTAGATAATTCCAGTGCCTTCAGGATGGATGACGATGTGCCGCTCGTAGTGCCCGAGGTGAATCCTCAGGATATTGCCAAGCATCATGGTGTGATTGCTAATCCCAACTGCTCTACGATCCAGATGGTGGTTGCCTTGAAACCGATTCATGATGTTGCACGGATAAAGAGGATTGTTGTGTCAACGTACCAGGCGGTGTCTGGCGCGGGACTTAAGGCCATTGATGAGCTTCGAAAGGAGACTGCAAGTGTTCTTGACGGCAAGGAAGGGTTTCGGAGAAATTTGTTTCCTCATCAGATTGCCTTTAATGTATTGCCTCAGATTCCCCAAAGCAGTGCGTTTCTACCCAATGGATATACATCCGAAGAGATGAAGATGATGAATGAAACCAAAAAGATCATGGGGGATAATAACATTCGGGTTACTGCGACGACTGTACGTGTACCTGTTATCCGTAGTCATAGCGAGTCGGTGAACGTGGAAACAGAGAAAAAAATCTCCGCGGCAGAAGTAAAAAAGCTCCTTTCCGTGGCGCCTGGTATCAGGGTTGTGGATGATCCAGCCAATCAGTTATATCCTTTAGCGACTGATGCAGCGGGAAGAGATGATGTTTTTGTGGGACGCATTCGTGAAGACGAATCCATCGAGAAGGGGATTAATCTATGGATTGTGAGCGATAATCTTCGAAAGGGCGCTGCGCTGAATGCTGTTCAGATTGCCGAAATGTTACTATAA
- a CDS encoding (Fe-S)-binding protein: MFTKEYETEINKCAKCGKCRSVCPVFIETGNESMVARGRISLADALRNGEIFHTELLRDYLLSCKKCLRCSSICPSGVNYDFIIQTMLDDLANHLGIWFIPRIVFKLFLTRRWLFNLLLKTASTFQRLVPLKRHGTMRHLPFMFMGGRWIPPLAKETVLKKYRNAKKIKSPKMKVGFYVGCLINYVYTDIADAVIEVLNHFGAAVIIPTEQLCCGIPARSLGDVKTARRLAEVNVEVFEKANVDFIITACATCGRTLKRDYPHILGNRALKFTDKLYDISEFIEKYFTYETKTLNTKITYHDPCHLYWGQNISKQPRDILRHSADFQEMENPERCCGGGGVFNLLHYDLSMKIGEHKARAIEKCGAKVVATGCPGCRLQIEDLLAARGSEVKCTHTIQVLRDAMLR; this comes from the coding sequence ATGTTTACTAAGGAGTACGAAACAGAAATTAACAAGTGTGCCAAGTGCGGTAAATGCCGTTCTGTCTGCCCCGTTTTTATCGAGACGGGTAACGAATCCATGGTGGCACGAGGTCGCATAAGCCTGGCTGATGCACTACGAAACGGCGAAATTTTTCACACGGAACTCTTAAGGGATTATCTCCTCTCCTGCAAGAAATGCCTCCGGTGCTCCAGTATCTGCCCCTCGGGTGTTAATTATGATTTCATCATCCAAACCATGCTTGACGATCTGGCAAATCACCTTGGCATATGGTTTATACCACGGATTGTATTCAAACTGTTCTTGACCAGGAGGTGGCTCTTTAATCTGCTCTTGAAAACCGCCAGTACCTTTCAACGTCTTGTTCCACTAAAGCGTCACGGTACCATGAGGCACTTACCTTTCATGTTTATGGGTGGTAGATGGATTCCTCCTTTGGCGAAAGAGACTGTACTAAAAAAATATCGAAATGCGAAGAAGATAAAATCTCCGAAAATGAAAGTGGGGTTTTATGTAGGCTGTCTTATCAATTACGTCTATACCGATATTGCTGATGCAGTAATCGAGGTGTTAAATCATTTTGGGGCAGCAGTAATTATCCCCACAGAACAACTGTGCTGCGGCATACCTGCAAGATCATTGGGGGATGTAAAAACGGCACGAAGATTGGCTGAAGTAAACGTGGAGGTATTTGAAAAGGCCAACGTCGATTTTATTATCACTGCATGCGCAACCTGTGGCAGGACTCTGAAAAGAGATTATCCCCATATCCTGGGGAATCGCGCCTTAAAATTCACGGATAAATTATACGACATATCTGAATTTATTGAAAAATATTTTACCTACGAAACAAAGACACTGAATACAAAGATTACCTACCATGATCCGTGTCATCTCTACTGGGGTCAAAACATCTCAAAACAACCCAGAGATATTTTGAGGCATTCTGCTGATTTTCAAGAGATGGAAAACCCGGAACGCTGCTGCGGAGGAGGTGGGGTATTTAATTTGTTACACTATGATCTCTCAATGAAGATTGGTGAGCACAAGGCAAGGGCTATTGAAAAATGCGGCGCCAAGGTTGTAGCAACGGGTTGCCCCGGGTGTCGGCTTCAAATCGAAGACCTTCTCGCTGCAAGGGGTTCAGAGGTTAAATGCACACACACCATACAAGTATTGAGGGATGCCATGCTGCGATAA
- a CDS encoding RCC1 domain-containing protein: MNNKLIILCWIVISFSLFLPFNMMASASTIVQISGGGFHSLVLKSDGTVWAWGLNMYGQLGDGTNTDRKMPVQVKGLDNVAAIAGGVWHSIALKTDGTVWVWGGNWAGQLGNGTTKSRNIPIQVNGLGGIMAIATKGQHSLALRSDGTVWAWGRNAYGQLGDGTTTDKNTPVQASGLSDVVSITGGGYHCLAKKTDGTIWAWGLNKNNQLGDGSTTDRTIPIPVRGLMDVSTMNGGGDHSVVLKNNGNVWTWGFNQYGQLGDGSTDNRSTPFPINKLKKVIAIAGGGDHTLALKSDGTVWAWGSNSSGQLGDGTTTKRDVPVLVKKLDNVISVSGGGQHSIALKADGTVWAWGLNKNGQLGDGSVLNRNTPAEVIGGYQFQD, from the coding sequence ATGAACAACAAACTTATCATTTTATGCTGGATTGTAATCTCATTTTCTCTGTTTTTGCCCTTTAATATGATGGCTTCTGCATCGACAATTGTGCAAATATCGGGAGGCGGTTTTCATAGCCTGGTTTTGAAATCAGACGGCACCGTATGGGCATGGGGATTGAATATGTACGGACAGCTTGGCGATGGAACAAATACAGATAGGAAGATGCCGGTACAGGTAAAGGGGCTGGATAATGTTGCTGCAATTGCAGGAGGAGTGTGGCACAGCATCGCCTTGAAAACAGATGGTACAGTCTGGGTATGGGGAGGTAACTGGGCGGGACAACTGGGAAACGGCACGACTAAGAGCAGGAATATACCAATTCAGGTAAATGGCCTTGGTGGTATCATGGCGATTGCCACGAAAGGACAGCACAGTCTTGCCCTGAGGTCTGATGGAACCGTTTGGGCCTGGGGGAGAAACGCATACGGACAATTGGGAGACGGAACCACTACAGATAAAAATACACCAGTACAAGCAAGTGGGCTTAGCGATGTTGTCTCCATTACCGGAGGTGGGTACCACTGCCTTGCCAAGAAGACAGATGGCACCATCTGGGCTTGGGGACTTAACAAAAATAATCAGTTGGGAGACGGTTCTACAACTGACAGGACAATCCCTATCCCGGTGAGAGGACTTATGGACGTCAGTACTATGAATGGTGGGGGAGATCACAGTGTTGTCCTGAAGAACAACGGTAACGTTTGGACTTGGGGATTTAATCAATATGGCCAGTTGGGAGACGGTTCGACTGATAACAGAAGTACCCCATTCCCCATAAATAAGCTCAAAAAGGTCATTGCAATTGCCGGGGGAGGAGACCACACCCTTGCCCTGAAATCAGACGGAACCGTATGGGCATGGGGGAGTAATAGTTCAGGTCAGTTGGGGGACGGAACTACTACAAAGAGAGACGTTCCCGTTCTTGTAAAAAAACTTGACAATGTCATTTCTGTTTCTGGTGGAGGACAACACAGCATTGCCTTAAAAGCCGATGGAACCGTATGGGCATGGGGATTAAACAAAAACGGTCAACTGGGAGACGGTTCTGTCTTAAATAGAAACACCCCGGCTGAGGTAATCGGTGGTTACCAATTTCAGGATTGA